Below is a window of Actinomycetota bacterium DNA.
CATGCGGCCCGCCGAGACGGTCGGCGATGGCCAGGACGGTCGGCGCCGGCACGACCGGGTCGACCTGCCCGACCCCGATCAGGGTCGGGCAGACGACCTGGCCGGCGAAGTTGACCGGGTCGAAGTAGCGAAGCACCACCATCAGGTCCTCGGCGGCGTGCTCCGGGCGGCGCTCCAGGTAGCGGTTGATCTCGGCCGCCGAGCCGGAGCTGGCCAGCAGCCGCCGACCCTCGGCCCAACCGAAGCTCGGGACCGCGATGGCGAGCAGGTCGGCCACCCCCGCCAGCGCCTCGGCCATCAGGGCCAGCCCTCCGGCGAGGCTGGTTCCTTCCAGCACGGTGCGGGTGGTGGCGCCACCGAGCAGCCGTCGGCCCATCTGGGCCGCGCGCAGGTAGTCGCAGACCGCCCCCCGCAGCACCGACCGCTCCGGGCTCTCCCGCCCGCTCAGCACCCAGCCCCAGCGCGACGGTGACGGCAGGGCGGCCCTCGACCGCCCCCAGCCGCGGACATCCACCCCGACCACGTTGAGGCCGGCTCGGGCCCATGACCACTGCGCGGTGACCTGCCCGCCATAGCCGTGGCCGTGGACGACCAGCGGTCGGGGCTCCCGGTCCTCCCAGCGCAGCAGGTAGCCGTGGATGGTGACGCCGCCCAGCGAGGTGAACGACAGCCGCTGGAGCCGGATGCCGTCCCGGCCGCCGGCCGGCTCCAGCCCGACGGCGGGCGCGACTCGGGACAGCTCCTGCATGGTCTGTGACCAGAACTCGAAGAAGTCCGCCGGACGGCTCAGCGGAGCGCGAAAGGGGGTCACCAGGGCAGCATACCGACTCCCTGTGCGCGACCGGGCCGGCGCCGCACCGGGCCGGGAGTGAGCGGGCAGCCCGGACGGGGCCGGCAGAGAAGTCTCCGGCTGGGTGTCGAATCCACCCCCCTTCGTTCGAGGCATGGGTAGCGGGCCGGATCGGCCAAGGGATCCGGCCCCGGATGCGAAGGGAGCGGGAGGATGACCTTGCCGTCGATCACGATGACCGGCGCCGCGCTGCCCGGCGCCGCCAGCGACACGCCACCGTGGCCAGTGCGGGTGACCAGGTCGCTGCTGGGCTACGGCGTCATCGCCGGCCCGTTCTATGTCGTGGTGTCGCTGGCCCAGGCGCTAACCAGGGACGGCTTCGACCT
It encodes the following:
- a CDS encoding acetylxylan esterase, with amino-acid sequence MTPFRAPLSRPADFFEFWSQTMQELSRVAPAVGLEPAGGRDGIRLQRLSFTSLGGVTIHGYLLRWEDREPRPLVVHGHGYGGQVTAQWSWARAGLNVVGVDVRGWGRSRAALPSPSRWGWVLSGRESPERSVLRGAVCDYLRAAQMGRRLLGGATTRTVLEGTSLAGGLALMAEALAGVADLLAIAVPSFGWAEGRRLLASSGSAAEINRYLERRPEHAAEDLMVVLRYFDPVNFAGQVVCPTLIGVGQVDPVVPAPTVLAIADRLGGPHEVLRFPVSHSDGPEEDHWSAFERRWLELARNGVGDGFGR